The following are encoded together in the Streptomyces tsukubensis genome:
- a CDS encoding ABC transporter ATP-binding protein, whose amino-acid sequence MTTAVTNSRHDLAGGHAAVAARARQVVKAYGAGETRVVALDGVDVDIMAGQFTAIMGPSGSGKSTLMHCLAGLDTVTSGEIRLADTEITGLKDKKLTRLRRDRVGFIFQSYNLLPTLNAIENITLPMDIAGRKPAREWLERVVETVGLAGRLKHRPTELSGGQQQRVAVARALAARPEIIFGDEPTGNLDSRAGAEILGFLRASVDDLGQTMVMVTHDPVAASYADRVLYLADGSVVDEMRSPSADQVFDRMKDFDGRGRTS is encoded by the coding sequence GTGACAACGGCTGTGACCAATTCCAGGCACGACCTGGCCGGAGGGCACGCCGCCGTGGCCGCGCGCGCCAGGCAGGTCGTCAAGGCGTACGGAGCGGGGGAGACGCGGGTCGTCGCGCTCGACGGTGTCGACGTGGACATCATGGCGGGGCAGTTCACCGCGATCATGGGCCCGTCCGGCTCCGGCAAGTCGACGCTCATGCACTGCCTCGCGGGGCTCGACACCGTCACCTCGGGCGAGATCCGCCTCGCCGACACCGAGATCACCGGCCTCAAGGACAAGAAGCTCACCCGACTCCGGCGCGACCGGGTCGGGTTCATCTTCCAGTCGTACAACCTGCTGCCGACGCTCAACGCCATCGAGAACATCACCCTGCCGATGGACATAGCGGGCCGCAAGCCCGCTCGTGAGTGGCTGGAGCGGGTCGTGGAGACCGTGGGGCTCGCGGGCAGGCTGAAGCACCGTCCGACCGAGCTGTCCGGTGGCCAGCAGCAGCGTGTCGCCGTGGCGCGGGCCCTTGCCGCCAGGCCGGAGATCATCTTCGGTGACGAGCCCACCGGCAACCTCGACTCCCGGGCCGGCGCCGAGATCCTCGGCTTCCTGCGGGCCTCCGTGGACGACTTGGGCCAGACGATGGTGATGGTCACGCACGACCCGGTGGCGGCCTCGTACGCCGATCGCGTGCTGTATCTGGCCGACGGCAGTGTCGTGGACGAGATGCGCTCCCCCTCCGCCGACCAGGTATTCGACCGGATGAAGGACTTCGACGGGCGCGGGCGGACGTCATGA